GAAATAAGCCTGCTGTGGGAACAAGGACTGTAGTAAAGCAGACTACTCGGAGAACCATGATTTAGCCGTTCAGAACTTGGAGAGTGTATAATCATGGATAcgggaagaaaaaaggcactATAACAGTTACAGTTGTTTGATACTACCCAAAGGAAATCAGATCCTCTCTCTGCCATAAATAGGTGATATGAGGCCAGTCCACACAGCTTGAAACAATCTTTTTTCACACATTATTAGTCATATATTCTATACTTATTTTTGCCGATCTTCTTGAACAGATATTGCACATGgtaaaagaaatctaaaaatCGGGAAAAAAACATGGCTGGTGTATACGTAGCACAACGCGTGCTGCTGAAGGAACACGGAAAAAACAAATCAGGGTGCGATTAACTGAACTAACACAGGGCCCTTAGCTGTACCTTCGCTACAAGGAGTAACGGGAGGCGATTCCCGGAGCGGCTGCACCGCGGCCCGCCGAGGGAGCTGCCCAAGCGGGCGCGGCGTAGCCCCGCAGCCAAACAAGTCTGACAttgaacttttttcccttccctcctgttGAGCGCCGGGCCCCACCGTGTGCCGCGCACGGGCAGTCCCCAATGTTTGTTCCACAAATACCAACCCGCAGCCGCGGGGAGGGGAGCTGaaccgagccgagccgagctgAGCGGGCAGAAACCTTACAAGAGAAGACCTGAGGGAAGTCTTCGGCCGGCTGCggagggcagcggcggcgcCCGGGGCTTTCCCGcgccctccccccgcccgcggcctctccgcggcccgggcggggccgccccccagGCCCCAcggcctcccctgccccccggctccgctccgcgGGACGGGCACTCACcaccgaggaggaggaggaggaggcggcggctgAGGCGATCCAGGGGGCACCGGCTCTCCGCGGCAGCTGGACGGGAGGGGAAGCACAGACCAGCCCGGTTCCTCAGGGCTCCCGAccgcccccggcccctgccACCCCGCCGCGGGTCCGACTagcacccacccaccctcccCGCGCCGCGGCGCCACCGGCCACTCCCCGCTCGGGGCCGCCCCACCCGCGGGGCCCCGGGGCCAGGTGTGCCGCGACCCCCCCTCGGCCGCccgggccgcagccccccccgagccgcgggagccgctgcggggccgggggccgccgcctCACCCTCAGCGCcacgcgccgccgcccgccccagGCACCGcgcgccaccgccgccgccgccatcccgGCCGAGGGTCGCTGCGCCCCGGTCCCCGACggcgcccctcgccccgccccccgcccgcccccggcacCGCCCCCACGCGCTCCGTGgcctcccgccccccgcctcgcccctccgcgccgcccccccTCCCTCGCGGCCCGCAGCCAATCGCCGTCAGCAAGCCCGtcgccccccgcctcccccgccccccgcgccgggccgtGGATTGGCCGCCAGAGCTGAGCCGCCCACGTCCCTCAGAGCCCGGATTGGCCGAGCGCCGCCCAGCGGCGACGCCTCCTGGCGGTGGCGAGGGGAGCGACACGTGGGGCTTGGGGGCTGGTCTGGTTTTCCTCTCGGCCGCGAGGGCGGGGTCAcgtgccgggggcgggggggggcgggggtgtccCGCGGGTAGCGGCGACGCGTCACGTGAGGCGGGCAAGATGGCGGCTCCCGCGGACGGTAAGGCGCGAGGGGCGGGCAgtgccgctccgctccgctgcccgtcccgccggcggggcccgggcggtGCCTCACCCCTTCTCTGTTGCAGGCGCCGACCTGGAGGCCTCGCTGCTGAGCTTCGAGAAGCTGGACCGCGCCTCCCCGGACCTGTGGCCCGAGCAGCGTAAGTCCGGCGGGCCCGCGGCCGTCTGTCagcggcgggggagggggggtgtgtcggtgcggcccggcccggcccggccctgccctgccctgccctgccctgccctgcccttccttGGGCAGCCCtgcgggccgggctgggcccgCGGGGTCGGGCGGGGCGGGGTTGAggtgctgccgccgccggcgctCACCCGCTGCTGCCCTcggttttcttttcccagtgcCCGGGGTTGCCGAGTTCGCCGCCTCCTTCAAAAGCGTGAGTGATCGCTGCTGGCCGCTGGCGTTTCCCCCCTTCCCGTGTGGCGGTAGAtctgctgtttcctcttgtgGGCTGTACATCTTTGTTCTATAAAACGTATCTCAATTATAACTGCAGTATACGCTTGCGtaatccttttgtttttaatatctcttttATGTACGTTTTTATACCTTACGCAACTTACGGTGAATGATAATTACACTTTGGAAGAAGTAAGAGATTTTAAACTTTAGGAAATCCCGCTTTTCATGCTCACTTTGGCTTGTGGGGTGTAGCGTGCCGTTTTTAACTCTGAAAAGTCCAGGGAAAGCTAGAAAACAagattaaacataaaaatatctcTCCAGATATCACCTGGAACTCTCATAATTTTGCTGTCAGTGTAACTAGTTTTCAATACGAGATCAGACTTATTTGTATAATTCTAAAAATGCACTTGTCTGAGTatgaactttcatttttttcaaaacagcctATTACAAGTTCTCCTCCCAAGTGGATGGCTGAATTAGAAAATGATGATATCGATATGTTAAAGGGTGAGTATGGACATTGCGGGTAGGAAGTAAGGAATTCGGTACTTACTTAAGTTCTTTAAATGTTCTGGAGGTGGCACTGTGGCCTCAGATCTCTAGCCCTTGCATTTGCAGAATCTCTAGCTAAGGAGTCTCTTTATCTTGTTAATGacacacatttttcattaatcCAGTTATCCCTAAGAGAATATCCAGATGTCAGCGGCaggctgtttttttttcaagacaagCATGCAAGAACTAGTTGAAGCAGTGTAACACTACATGTATTTCAGTTACCTCTCTTACCTATCATAAGTATAACTATAGTATAAGTATAATTATAGTGAGTGTCTCCTGTATGTTGAGAAGTGGCATGAATTTTTTGGTAGGCCTCAGCTGATCAAACTTGCTGAGCAGGTTAGATTTGTTCAGAGATGTAGTATGCATGTGTCTTCAGTCATAGATCCAAGATCTGTAATCAAACGGTAAGGCTGTATGAGCAAGTTACAGAAGGGTTATCTAGCATGTAGATTTGCTGCATGTTGCAGCTCTTAGTTTGCAGTAAACATCCTTGAACATGCTCTGCCTCTTATGTCAATTCCAGATAAACTGTTCAAAAGTGAAAGTGGGACAAATTAACTTCAACTTGCTGCAAAAAATGTGCTTAAACACACATTATTAATGTATAGTAAGTTCATTCCCTTGCATACTCATTTTAGCTTGTTCACCTAGCAATGTGAACTTAAGAACAACTTCCAAAATATGGAACAAGTTGCTCATTGCAATGGTGGCAGATTACAGTAGGAACCAGATCCACGGCTGtctttttcagcagagaaagctgGTCTTTTCTCAGTATGTTAAAATTGGGGATGGCATCAGCTTGAATTTCGAACAATCTCTGTTCACTGGAAATAGATCTTCTCAGAAGTATGACTTGAAAGTGCTCTGTGAAGTAGTAAACAGGTAAACTGTCACTAGAGGGCTATAGACAGGGTTAAAATTCACGCTTTTCTCTCCCCTTAGAGTTGGGGAGCCTCACTACAGCTAACCTGATGGAAAAAGTTCGTGGCCTGCAGAACCTGGCTTACCAGCTGGGACTGGATGAATGTAAGTGCTGTCCGCAGATGTGACTGACTCCATTGTAAATCCTCCCACTAAAGCATGCCCTCATGGTGCATTTGTAGCTGGAAAAGTGTGTTGGCAGATTTGGCAAGTGTCTAACAGTCACGGTTAGTGGCCTTCCAAAACAGCATGAGCGTGCGAGCTGACGTCTACAACTTACAGCCTACCTGCATAGGGGAGACATCTTAGCAGAAATAACATGAGGTCATACGTCAGCCTGGTGTTGTCTAGTGGCACGTAGACTTCTGTTCCTGACTTAACATTCCCTTAGATGAAGCAGGTCACTTTGCTTGATTTCCCACTCGGATACTGAAGCTATTTCTCAGAACACTTGTGGTGGTACTTCTGTCAAACTTCAAGCACTGTATCCACTTTCACTTGTGCATAGGATTTTCCTATCACTTCGTGTTCagactgttttctgcttttgtagctgttatttttttctacactCAATTGTGGCAGGAGGTGATGTCATTGAGTACTAAAGTTGACCTTGATTCCACTTACAAACAGccattttttatcattttttttaagaaggagCTGCTTTCATCATCGCATTTAGGACTCTGTTGTTAAAGGTTGATCCAGTTTTGAGGATTTCAAGAGTatagtgtttcttttaaatgcttcctGTACACACtgatgcatttaatttttgcGCTTAATTTTGCTCTAGCATAGACCTTATTTGCAGTTACTCCTGGTCTACACAAAGCaccaaaagttttaaaacttatAGGTCTTTCACCTTCCTTTCAGTGGATAACAAAAAGCAGTAATAGACCTTTAGAGTATTCCTGACTGTAAACCTAGGGTATCCTAATGATTTCTTATTAACGGATCATTAAGACTATTTTAACACACTCCCTGcaagtttattttactttcagtgCTAACATCTGTTAAGACTATGGAAAGCATTTAGTGGAGTAGAAGTTTAAGTATAACAATGTAAAACTGAGTCAAAGAGAAGGATTGGCTGATGATTAGCTTTCTCACTTGAGCTGTAGGCTTAAATGTCAGACAGCTTTGTCCTGCTAAATGGAGTTTAAGCAGAGCCTGAGTTAAGTTGAAGCTAACAAGGCGGTTGTTTCCTTAGCAATATTTGTTACACgcatttccatttatttttactgagaaCAAATAAATGCGGAAAGAAGACAAAGTGAGCGAACAATTGAATATCTAAGGTCCAACAGTTACAACCTTTACTCTATAGTAACTGAAATCTTGAATTTTCAAGCTTTATGAAAGCTCTCCGTGTCTGTAACTTCTTGTCACTGAAGTCTATTCTCCTTTAGGCTATAATACTTTGAATGCTTTGTGTGTCATAATACACATTTATCTTAGgaaaattttcacagaaaattagATGCAGAGTTTGAACAGAGCTGCTCAGGACTGTTTTTCCTAATACTGTCTTAAGTTCTTTTCTCTTACAGACTTAGGTAAGTGagagaacaagaagaaaaatccaaaagaTCTGTTCATTAAAGTTAAGGGACTTGTGGTTTTGGTCCAGAGGTATTGGATTTAATTATATCtttgtgtatttaaatttaatagTCCCCTTTTGACTTGACAGTTACTGAAACCCGCTAGCAAAACCAGGATTAAAACTGCTGCTGACGAGTCTCCTCTAGATGGCAGCATGAGGCTTCCCGTAGaaatcttgctgcttttttttataaaactgtaCTGTTTCAGTCATGATTTGAAGTCGTTTTCCCAAGATTATTTTTTGTGGCATATTTCCTGTTCTGAATGtgcactgtcttttttttttttttacagtattttcaaatgttttatcTGTATTGAGTGTGAGAAACAGTCCTGCTTCGTTGTGTTAGCAACTTACTTTTCCTTCCAACTCTCTTCTTCTACATCCCATCTCAAATCCTTTCTATTTTCAAAGACTTCTGTTTTTATCCACTTTATTGATAAAATGCTGTGCAGGACCAGAGTGATTCCTGCAGCACTCCATGACAAACATATCTGTTGAGTGACTTTGTAGTTATGTTGTGAGATCTGTTATTGAACCAGTTCACAGCATACTTCATGCTAATTTTGCATTAGAATTCATTAGACAAAGTGACATGTGGGACTGGGTACCTTTTGAAAAGTTTATTCATCAAGGTACTATTGCAACACTAAAATTGAAATCTGAGCATCTTGATTTGACATGATACAGTTTCATAAATTAATAATTACTGAATTATGTGCATTGTTTCTTAAATTCATACGAACTGTCTTACTGTTTTGTCTATGTAAGCAGGCTTTCTTGACAAGTTTGGAACACATGCATTGAATGCTTTGTCcatctttgctgctttcatCTAGGAGCAGTTGAATGCTGTTATCTGGATTCCACATTCTTATTATATATAACTCCTGCTGTCCCTGACTTTTTGGCCATGGATTTCTCAGTTCCTCTTTTGGTTGCTTGATTCTCACAGATTTCTGTTCTTTACAACTAActttctcccctctttttccCATAGGGTTACCTTTACTTTCTGTAACCTTGGCTGTTTTGTTGAATACCCCATGACTTCTGTGAATCAAAGTAAATTGTTAATGTAtaacttacattttctttacagcTTGTTTGACATCTGGTTTGATTTACAGTTGTCCTCCACTTTTAAAAGTAGCCAGTTTTACAGTCACTGCTATTTCACTGGTCTGCACTTCAAGCTGCGTATTCTTATGTGATTTAAATGATTATATCTTAATTAGTGCAGAGTTCTGTGAAAATTTTTCTCTATTAGATGAAATGGAATAGACTTGCCCTGCTTGGATTGTAACAGTAAGTTCAAGAAACAGTCGACTAGAAAATTCAGAGGTGAATTTTACTGTTAGAGGTCTGAGATACAGTGAATGTCATTCAGGCTGGAATAATGCTAGGAGAGCTTCCTCTGGTATTTTGTATGGGCATCTGAGGACTCAGGCTTCTTACCTTCTGTTAGATTTCTGTGCAGTATAGCACATACCTGTTTAGACTGTGGTAGCTTTATCTGATAACACATCAGTCGCTGAGCATGTGGGATGATAATGTCAAAGGTCTCCTTTGACAACGGAAATGGTTAATGCTATTTTTGATAATGCCGGTTCCGTCCTCCTTGTCTGAGGGTTCAGTTACTTCTTTCTGAATAAGGTAACTGTTGATCAGTCCAGCCATGTATCTGATTCTTCTAGCTTCAGTAGTACctaatacatttatttcctaCTCGGACAAGATAAGTTGCTTATTTTTGGTATTGTTCTACCTTTGTAGTTTAGAAAGACTTCTGTTCGGCAGATATTTTGCaactttgtctctttttttttttttttttttaaaccaagtgGATAAGTGAGcactttacttttttaaaaacatatttctgacTGCTGGCTGCATGATCTCCTGTATCTCATTTCCCTTTTACTAAGATACAGGCCATTAAACTGCCAATAAAAGATGGGCTATCTTCCATAAATCAGAATTTCTTTGCACCATTTAATTTGCTGATGATTTACATTGTAGATCTTTCTTGTGGATGAGAAAGGATCTCCAAGGTGATCATGGGGAATATCTTCTTCAGCTCTCCTAGCATGCTAGTAGGTGGATTCTTGCTCACTCATGTCTGTTCCTTGCAGaatattcttcctttccttagCACAGAAGTCACCTAAAGGACAGCCTTCCTTGAATGAAGCAGGATTTTTGTAGCAATtaccaataattttttttttttttatttttactctccTCTTAAAGGATAGACTATCCTTAGGTCTCTGGTTTGTGTATTTATTCTTTGCTACAAGGTGGTTCTGGAGTTCTCCATCAGCTTCCAGGCTCAGGACCTGGtatcaataataataaaatcttttaaaaaataaactatttttcgACACCTCTTTTGAGGTCTCAGCTTGTGTTTCCTTGCCTCCTTTTTATGCTGTGTAAAGTTCTACCTTGtcctcttgcttttctctttttgcttcagTTCTCTCATTAGAGcttctattttccttctgttaaagAGTTATTTCATTGGTTAGAATACATTGAAACcatttttagtattaaaaatCCTGCTTTGTGTGGATTTTGCTCTCCCTGTTAATGTGGGTATTGTAAGGGTCGGAGGAGGAACAGGGCTCAATGAGCACACCTACTTTTAATTGTTCATGTAGTTAGAGTGGCTTTGGGAGGCATAGTATCACTGCTGAATGTGAGCTGCAGCCAGTCAGCGAGTCTCATCTCTGCTGTTGGCAGAAGTCTtggcgggggggaaaaaataggtATAAGTATATGGCCTCCTTCTgggcttttttccctgctgtgttCCTCCAGCTTTGCCTGGAGTGGGGTAGTGAGCACCACAGAATGAGATGACCCCAGCTGATGTGGCAAGCAAGGGGGAGGTAGTTCTTATCTGGAAACCCAGTCACAGATCCTGACTCAATGTTTGTGGCCCACAAAGCAGCAAGTTTCAAAACAATTTGTTTAAATAAGTGCAAATTTAGATACCTAGCTCTGTTTTTCCACTGTATGACCCATTAAAGCTTTCAGAGCAATTAAGTCAAAGTTGACTTTAGaagatttttaaagtctttgttTCATGAGCTAGCATCTCTGGGAAGTGCGTACACTGCTAGTAAGCAAACTTAGCGTTAAGAGATTTTTATTATCCTTGActggagttatttttaaagatctgcATGTTATCATTTTGAATATACTTATACAGAGAGGTGTATGACAACTacatacacagagaaaaatacgtttttctgaaaaaaaaaaaaaaaagtaaaattttgtttttttccaaacttgGGAACAAACCTATGTGTAAAAGTAACAGATGGGTAGGGTGGGGAAGCAGGAAAAGCATTATGTCACTGAAGGACTGTGGTTGTCCAGGGAATTTCTGAAGGCCCTGCTATTGCTTCCATGTGAATCTCTGATATTTTTCAGATAACACCTGCTATTCTGGTTCAGAAGTCCtaaaatgtgtgtgcatatatatatacacacacacacctggTATCACAGCCATGTTTATAAAATCTCACTGATGCCAGAGAGATGCCAGGCTGCACTTTAAAGTCAGAACTCATTGCTGCTGGAGTTTGTGGGCATGGAGTTTATCTCACTCAATAAATGAGACAAATTACTGGAAGGTAAATCTATTGAGGGTGTCTGACCACAGAGAAGTCACCAGTGGCTTGGCAATCTTGGAGATGCAGAAAGCTGGGAGACATTACTAGGCAGGTACAGCTATGGTCTTCCCTGCTCTTAAACTCTTCTGTAGGCATTTGCCATTGGCACATCAGAGTCAGGGTGGTGGGTTGGAAGGACCTTTTGTTTGACAGAGGGGGTTTTCTggttatttatttgtttcagtAATAGGCTAGACTGCATGGTAGTTAAGCAACTGCTACCAGAAATCACTGAGGTGTCCGCGTAATGGAGAGATCCTTCCAGAGACAGTATGAGATGGATGGGCACATGAATGAGGAACAGCTACCTTGCTCCCAAGTTAAGCTGTCCTTGGTTGTGAATTGTAGTCctctgcagcctcagcagcCTCTGAAATTTCTGGAAAATCATAAAGGAGTCCTTCGGAACGCCAAACTATTTACAGATCACCACTCTTTCTCAGATTGGTagtgtttggttttgcatttctctCAGATAAATGCTGTCCATCGTGGTCTCTTGCCTGCAAGTTCAGCTTTTTTGTAGGTTTGGAAGGGTAGAGCAGTTCcatctttttccttcagcaggaTTTAACTGTAGCATATTTTGAAGCATATATACTTAGTTCTGCCTGTGATGCTTGCAGGCTGCTCTTGACATGGATAATTTCAAAGCTAGGATTGCTCTTCCCTACATGGTTGAATGTGAATTCACTCATGGAgttgtttggtgttttggggtttttttgtttgttcgttttggggtttttttttccttttttgatgcTGTTCATAGGTAGGATATGTTTATATTGGGGCCCCATCTTTGGTGGACTGAACTTGTATCATCTATTAAACTAAAAAATAGGGCATGACATTTAATAATTAAACTTGAACTTTGTGTAAGTTGTTGAATTAGAATCAAAgtaaggaaaggagggaggacTATGTATCCTCTTACTGAAACatctctttccatttctgtaatGGATTCTCTTTTCTAGGAGTGTCTGCATGTAGTACCAACATGCAACCTTTAGGCTCCATGCAAAACACCTGGCCTTCATACCCAAACAGGCTTATATCAATTATGTAATTGatcagataaaaatatttcctgaccATAACCACTTTTTATTTAGTCCTGAGTCAATCAACGCAGAGGCTTTTTAAGGTGAGAAGCCTTACTTTACACTTGTGAACATGCCCCCACTTCCTGCAGTACAGTTGCCTAGTGCCTTTTCTGGTCTGTATGTACACTTGTTTGtaacaaagtatttaaaattcttaCATTTGTAGGAAATCAATGTATCAACAGGTACGTGTAAGTAGAGAGTGTTTTAACATTCTGGATGTCAGTAGGGTGTCCGCCTCATGGTGTCTTCTGAAGTCTCTTGTTGCTCAATTTTAGTAAAAGCTGTATGTCCACTCTCTGCAGTCTGGGAAGTTGCATGAAAAAGTGAACTGGATTCTTATGGTTTCTTGTTAGCCAAAATGAGGTTTGGGAGTCTGTGTAGAAGAGCAGACTCTTTCTTGAACATGAACTCTTTCCTTACTTCCTTGGAGAAATAAACTACCTAAAGTGTTGTGGtggagctggagaagagaactgacttttggagaaggaaaaaggaaataaagtgaAAGAGGATCATGTGATGTGGATCTAAATCTAGATCCCACAGCAGGAGTCTCAGTGCCAGTTATTAGAACGATGTAGCAATGTTTGTAATGACTTCTGACAAAAGAGTAAGGAGGATGctcactttttctttattaaaagctGGCACCTCCAGAAGTATAGCGCTTCTAGCCCTAGCGTGTCTGTATTAATCTGAaccaagaaggaagaaaataagttttggAATCGCCTACGTTGTTCTAAATATGTTGGACTAGGAAGAGAACATTGCATGCCAAGTCTAGTGCTCATTATGTCCTTAAACGTAAAATCTGCAGTTTATTTACTCTTGCAAGGTGATCTGTCCTGCATAGGAGGAAGCAGTTTGAGGTGTGTGTACGTCGGTTACTTCTGTTCTGCTTAGAATTTTCTTTGTagcagctgttttttttcttggttagTTTCTACAATCCTTGCCTTGCTGAATGAATCTTCATCGTGTTTCAGTTTTGCCTGAAAGCATATTTCTCCCTTATTTTGTTATTTAGTCCTGTGTTTGGCAAGGACATTATGTGAAATAGTATACTTCATGTGCTTCAAAGCTTGAAGGCAGAGTTTTATAGCTGGA
The Pelecanus crispus isolate bPelCri1 chromosome 6, bPelCri1.pri, whole genome shotgun sequence DNA segment above includes these coding regions:
- the LIN52 gene encoding protein lin-52 homolog yields the protein MAAPADGADLEASLLSFEKLDRASPDLWPEQLPGVAEFAASFKSPITSSPPKWMAELENDDIDMLKELGSLTTANLMEKVRGLQNLAYQLGLDESREMTRGKFLNILEKPKK